One Azospirillum brasilense DNA window includes the following coding sequences:
- a CDS encoding ATP-binding protein yields the protein MIRLSVNALLNFHPKAILAAIVLVMTLLGGAAWGALSLVDYVSTLDRAERGSRQAAAFLEGHADAVLDGGAAALARVADRLEAGGLASLPDSALGEALSASRFGVLSILDAEGRTVFGPTIHPDGGIASVLQEAGGQGGGGGLELLHGQVDGLDSILMVRGIPGRGGVLEGAVLLALPSSSLHTVLDVFSDGRHSVAGLFRLDGTRLAGSGGSGIGQLPALDPGAERGESDWSLGGQGVVIGLKRMRDFPAVAAVALPRAVVLEPWSSRLQHGFMMVGVSVIALFGLAALGWASLRREAAARDALRDANARLEQRVEERTADLRSLNQKLVRALAEKERANQAKARFLSAANHDLRQPFQALRLFHHLLMERLKEPRERSIAEKMGEALDSGEKLLHALLEVATLDAGVVRPNIAEVSIATVLCGAASEFRGLAADKQLDLRVRTCDAMVRTDATLLIRMLGDLLRNAIAYTPAGGVVVGCRRRGQWLRIEVWDTGPGIAAEHLDAIFEDFVQLGNPERDRRRGLGLGLPKVRRKAALLGHAVEVRSRPGQGSVFSIMVPLAASESRTDAAAPVPADRAEDPAARLILIVEDDPVQSSGMQLLLESWGHDVMVAADGPAALAALRAAPRCPDLILSDFRLPGPLTGAETITRAAEQVGRPIPGIILTGDTGPERIREAVAAGCRLLHKPVTPDVLRDALNALGAERVPVRQSQSSAA from the coding sequence ATGATCCGGCTTTCGGTCAACGCCCTGCTCAACTTCCATCCGAAGGCCATCCTGGCGGCCATCGTCCTGGTGATGACGCTGCTGGGCGGTGCGGCCTGGGGTGCGCTGTCGCTGGTCGATTACGTCAGCACGCTCGACCGGGCGGAACGCGGCAGCCGGCAGGCCGCGGCCTTTCTGGAGGGTCACGCCGACGCCGTGCTGGATGGCGGCGCGGCTGCCCTGGCGCGGGTCGCCGACCGCCTGGAGGCGGGCGGACTCGCGTCGCTTCCCGACAGCGCCCTGGGTGAGGCGCTGTCAGCGTCGCGGTTCGGCGTGCTGTCCATCCTTGACGCCGAAGGCCGGACGGTGTTCGGCCCCACCATCCATCCCGACGGAGGCATCGCCAGTGTGCTCCAAGAGGCGGGCGGCCAAGGGGGAGGCGGCGGGCTGGAACTGTTGCACGGGCAGGTGGACGGGCTGGATTCCATCCTGATGGTCCGCGGCATCCCGGGGCGCGGGGGCGTCCTGGAGGGCGCGGTCCTGCTGGCGCTTCCCTCATCCAGCCTGCACACGGTTCTCGATGTCTTCAGCGACGGGCGGCACAGCGTCGCCGGCCTGTTCCGCCTGGACGGCACGCGGCTCGCCGGCAGCGGCGGCAGCGGGATCGGTCAGCTCCCCGCGCTGGACCCCGGGGCGGAGCGCGGTGAGAGCGACTGGTCGCTCGGAGGACAGGGCGTGGTCATCGGCCTGAAGCGGATGCGCGACTTCCCGGCGGTGGCGGCGGTCGCCCTGCCGCGCGCCGTCGTTCTGGAGCCGTGGAGCAGCCGCCTGCAGCACGGCTTCATGATGGTGGGCGTCAGCGTCATCGCGCTGTTCGGGCTGGCGGCACTCGGCTGGGCCAGCCTGCGGCGCGAGGCGGCGGCCCGCGACGCCCTGCGCGACGCCAACGCCCGGCTGGAGCAGCGGGTTGAGGAGCGCACCGCCGACCTGCGCTCCCTCAATCAGAAGCTGGTCCGCGCCCTGGCCGAGAAGGAGCGCGCCAATCAGGCCAAGGCCCGTTTCCTGTCGGCGGCCAACCACGATCTGCGCCAGCCTTTCCAGGCGCTGCGCCTGTTCCATCATCTGCTGATGGAGCGGCTGAAGGAACCGCGCGAGCGGTCGATCGCCGAGAAGATGGGCGAGGCGCTGGACAGCGGGGAGAAGCTGCTGCACGCGCTGCTGGAGGTCGCCACGCTGGACGCCGGGGTGGTCCGCCCGAACATCGCCGAGGTGTCCATCGCCACCGTCCTGTGCGGCGCGGCGTCGGAGTTCCGGGGGCTGGCGGCGGACAAGCAACTGGATCTGCGGGTGCGGACGTGCGACGCCATGGTGCGCACCGACGCCACGCTGCTGATCCGCATGCTGGGCGACCTGCTGCGCAACGCCATCGCCTACACGCCGGCGGGCGGGGTGGTGGTCGGCTGCCGGCGGCGTGGCCAATGGCTGCGCATCGAGGTGTGGGACACCGGCCCCGGCATCGCGGCGGAGCATCTGGACGCCATCTTCGAAGACTTCGTGCAGTTGGGCAACCCGGAGCGCGACCGCCGCCGCGGCCTGGGGCTGGGGCTTCCCAAGGTGCGCCGCAAGGCCGCTCTGCTGGGCCACGCGGTGGAGGTCCGGTCGCGTCCGGGCCAGGGTTCGGTCTTTTCCATCATGGTCCCGCTGGCGGCCAGCGAATCGCGGACGGATGCGGCGGCCCCGGTCCCCGCCGACCGTGCGGAGGATCCGGCGGCGCGCCTGATCCTGATCGTCGAGGACGACCCGGTGCAGAGTTCCGGGATGCAGCTCCTCCTGGAAAGCTGGGGGCACGACGTGATGGTGGCGGCGGACGGGCCGGCGGCGCTGGCGGCGCTGCGCGCGGCCCCGCGCTGTCCGGACCTCATACTGTCGGATTTCCGCCTGCCGGGTCCGCTGACCGGCGCCGAGACGATCACCCGCGCGGCGGAGCAGGTAGGACGGCCCATTCCCGGCATCATCCTGACCGGCGACACCGGCCCCGAACGCATCCGCGAGGCGGTGGCCGCCGGCTGTCGCCTGCTGCACAAGCCCGTCACCCCCGACGTGCTGCGCGACGCGCTGAACGCGCTGGGGGCGGAGCGCGTGCCGGTGCGGCAAAGCCAGTCGTCCGCCGCGTGA
- the glgX gene encoding glycogen debranching protein GlgX: protein MKKPPFAPKVFRQSRIREGLPYPLGSTWDGLGVNFALFSANATKVELCLFDQDGRRELERIELPEYTDEVWHGYLPDARPGTVYGYRVHGPYEPKAGHRFNPNKLLLDPYAKHMVGPLRWSDAHFGYRVGSPRGDLSFDRRDSAPGMPKCVVIDPAFTWGHDRHPAIPWEKSIFYETHVRGYTMRHPAVPPQYRGTFAGFAQQEVVEYIRSLGVTAVELLPVHAFVDDRYLLEKGLRNYWGYNSISFFAPDPRYMATGAIHEFKEMVARLHDAGIEVILDVVYNHTAEGNEMGPTLSFKGIDNASYYRLAPDPRYYINDTGTGNTLNLVHSRVLQMVTDSLRYWVTEMHVDGFRFDLATILARETYGFDHSGGFLDACRQDPVLSRVKLIAEPWDCGPGGYQVGGFPPGWAEWNDKFRDTVRSYWKGDEGKLPELATRMAASADVFNRRGRKPWASVNFVTAHDGFTLHDLVSYNDKHNDANGEDNRDGHSHNISWNHGAEGPTDDPEINALRFRQMRNLLATLLLSQGTPMILAGDEFARSQNGNNNAYCQDNEISWIDWEGVSDEGWALTDFVRHLIGLRQSHPLLRRGRFFTGAYNPDLEVKDLTWITPAGEEKTTEQWQDPMARCLGMLLDGRAQATGIKKVASDATLLLIINAYHDVVPFKLPEVAGGSRWLTLVDTTEPDRLEVATAQTGDEIPVNGRSLLLFELMPDRRSDIGLKAAARALRAASGPGEPVAAITPDSIASGASPAETVQQPGE from the coding sequence GTGAAGAAGCCGCCGTTCGCTCCTAAGGTTTTCCGCCAGTCCCGCATCCGGGAAGGTCTTCCCTACCCTCTCGGCTCCACATGGGACGGGCTGGGCGTCAACTTCGCGCTGTTTTCCGCCAACGCCACCAAGGTGGAGTTGTGCCTGTTCGACCAGGACGGACGCCGCGAGCTGGAACGGATCGAGCTGCCCGAATACACCGACGAGGTGTGGCACGGCTATCTGCCGGACGCCCGGCCGGGCACGGTCTACGGCTACCGCGTGCACGGACCCTACGAGCCCAAGGCGGGCCACCGCTTCAACCCGAACAAGCTGCTGCTCGACCCCTACGCCAAGCATATGGTCGGGCCGCTGCGCTGGTCGGACGCGCATTTCGGCTACCGCGTCGGCTCGCCGCGCGGCGACCTGTCCTTCGACCGGCGCGACAGCGCCCCCGGCATGCCGAAATGCGTGGTGATCGACCCGGCCTTCACCTGGGGCCATGACCGCCACCCGGCGATCCCCTGGGAGAAGTCGATCTTCTACGAGACCCACGTGCGCGGCTACACCATGCGGCACCCGGCGGTGCCGCCGCAGTACCGCGGCACCTTCGCCGGCTTCGCCCAGCAGGAGGTGGTGGAGTACATCCGCTCGCTGGGCGTCACGGCGGTGGAGCTTCTGCCGGTCCATGCCTTCGTGGATGACCGCTACCTGCTGGAAAAGGGGCTGCGCAACTACTGGGGCTACAACAGCATCTCCTTCTTCGCGCCCGACCCGCGCTACATGGCGACCGGGGCGATCCACGAGTTCAAGGAGATGGTCGCCCGCCTGCACGACGCCGGGATCGAGGTGATCCTCGACGTCGTCTACAATCACACCGCCGAAGGCAACGAGATGGGGCCGACGCTGTCCTTCAAGGGCATCGACAACGCCTCCTACTACCGGCTGGCGCCGGACCCGCGCTACTACATCAACGACACCGGCACGGGCAACACGCTGAACCTCGTGCATTCGCGCGTCCTCCAGATGGTCACCGACAGCCTGCGCTACTGGGTGACGGAGATGCATGTGGACGGCTTCCGCTTCGACCTCGCCACCATCCTGGCGCGGGAGACCTATGGCTTCGACCACAGCGGCGGCTTCCTCGACGCCTGCCGGCAGGACCCGGTGCTGTCGCGCGTCAAGCTGATCGCCGAGCCGTGGGACTGCGGCCCCGGCGGCTATCAGGTCGGCGGCTTCCCGCCGGGCTGGGCGGAGTGGAACGACAAGTTCCGCGACACCGTGCGCTCCTACTGGAAGGGCGACGAGGGCAAGCTGCCCGAGCTGGCGACCCGCATGGCCGCCTCGGCGGACGTGTTCAACCGGCGCGGGCGCAAGCCCTGGGCCAGCGTCAACTTCGTCACCGCCCACGACGGCTTCACGCTGCACGACCTCGTCTCCTACAACGACAAGCACAACGACGCGAACGGCGAGGACAACCGCGACGGCCATTCGCACAACATCTCTTGGAACCACGGGGCGGAGGGGCCGACCGACGATCCGGAGATCAACGCCCTGCGCTTCCGCCAGATGCGCAACCTGCTGGCCACGCTGCTGCTGTCCCAGGGCACGCCGATGATCCTGGCCGGCGACGAGTTCGCCCGCAGCCAGAACGGCAACAACAACGCCTATTGCCAGGACAACGAGATCAGCTGGATCGACTGGGAGGGCGTCAGCGACGAAGGCTGGGCGCTGACCGACTTCGTCCGCCACCTGATCGGGCTGCGGCAGAGCCATCCGCTGCTGCGCCGCGGGCGCTTCTTCACCGGCGCCTACAACCCCGACCTGGAAGTGAAGGACCTCACCTGGATCACCCCCGCCGGCGAGGAGAAGACGACCGAGCAGTGGCAGGACCCCATGGCGCGCTGCCTGGGCATGCTGTTGGACGGACGGGCGCAGGCCACCGGCATCAAGAAGGTGGCATCGGACGCCACGCTGCTGCTCATCATCAACGCCTACCACGACGTGGTGCCCTTCAAGCTGCCGGAGGTCGCGGGCGGTAGCCGCTGGCTGACGCTGGTGGACACCACGGAGCCCGACCGGCTGGAGGTCGCCACCGCCCAGACCGGCGACGAGATCCCGGTCAACGGACGCTCCCTGCTGCTGTTCGAGCTGATGCCCGACCGCCGCTCCGACATCGGGCTGAAGGCCGCCGCGCGGGCTCTGCGCGCCGCCTCCGGGCCGGGCGAGCCGGTGGCGGCGATCACGCCGGACAGCATCGCGTCGGGCGCCAGCCCGGCCGAGACGGTGCAGCAGCCGGGCGAGTGA
- a CDS encoding Nif11-like leader peptide family natural product precursor has product MCHGDYIRFLVATEADPALRAALRRASRGLLTLGDLVDFAAGHGFRFTEADIPLAVAQPVACGTD; this is encoded by the coding sequence ATGTGTCATGGCGACTACATCCGATTCCTGGTCGCGACCGAGGCCGACCCGGCCCTGCGCGCGGCGCTGCGGCGGGCATCGCGTGGCCTGCTGACACTGGGTGACCTGGTCGATTTCGCTGCCGGTCACGGCTTTCGCTTCACCGAGGCGGACATTCCCCTGGCCGTGGCCCAGCCCGTCGCCTGCGGAACCGACTGA
- a CDS encoding helix-turn-helix domain-containing protein has protein sequence MRSEAAMQHHDLLSRTVSTDRDITLEALRVFTYLSRRLHFDRPVPVLQSELADALGMQRPNVNRAIKLLETKQILLRDSKLGRAITFRLNPELEGGRA, from the coding sequence TTGCGTTCCGAGGCCGCCATGCAGCATCATGACCTCCTCTCCAGGACCGTTTCGACCGATCGGGACATCACCCTGGAGGCGCTTCGTGTGTTCACCTATCTGAGCCGGCGGCTCCATTTCGACCGTCCCGTGCCGGTGCTCCAGTCCGAACTGGCTGATGCGCTCGGCATGCAGCGGCCCAACGTCAACCGGGCCATCAAGCTGCTGGAAACCAAGCAGATCCTTCTGCGGGATTCCAAACTGGGGCGTGCGATCACGTTCCGGTTGAACCCGGAACTGGAGGGCGGCCGGGCCTGA
- the gpmA gene encoding 2,3-diphosphoglycerate-dependent phosphoglycerate mutase, whose amino-acid sequence MHRLVLLRHGQSVWNRSDLFTGWTDVDLTEQGVAETRHAAGLMKQAGFDFDVAFTSVLKRAIRTLDIVLEEMDRMWLPVHKHWRLNERHYGALQGLNKTETAARHGADQVFLWRRSWDVPPPPVEPEDPCSAVSDRRYAGIGRANLPRGESLKDTTDRVIPFWEEGICPALRLGARVLVSAHGNSLRGLVKHLDKVPDQDIPLFEIPTSRPLVYELGADLVPLRRYFLTEGGGTEEITWTRRDDAGQSGVVAA is encoded by the coding sequence ATGCATCGGCTCGTGCTGTTGCGGCACGGTCAGAGCGTCTGGAACCGCTCGGATCTGTTCACCGGCTGGACCGACGTCGATCTGACCGAACAGGGGGTGGCCGAAACCCGCCACGCCGCCGGCCTGATGAAGCAGGCCGGATTCGATTTCGACGTGGCCTTCACCTCCGTCCTGAAGCGGGCGATCAGGACGCTCGACATCGTGCTGGAGGAGATGGACCGGATGTGGCTGCCGGTGCACAAGCACTGGCGCCTGAACGAGCGCCATTACGGCGCGCTCCAGGGGCTGAACAAGACGGAGACGGCGGCCCGCCACGGCGCCGATCAGGTCTTCCTGTGGCGGCGGAGCTGGGACGTCCCGCCCCCGCCGGTCGAGCCCGAGGACCCGTGCTCCGCGGTGTCGGACCGGCGCTACGCCGGCATCGGCCGCGCGAACCTGCCCCGCGGCGAAAGCCTGAAGGACACCACGGACCGGGTGATCCCCTTCTGGGAGGAAGGCATCTGCCCGGCCCTGCGGCTGGGCGCGCGGGTGCTGGTGTCGGCCCACGGCAACAGCCTGCGCGGCCTCGTGAAGCATCTCGACAAGGTGCCCGACCAGGACATCCCGCTGTTCGAGATCCCGACCAGCCGCCCGCTGGTCTATGAGCTGGGCGCCGATCTGGTGCCGCTGCGCCGCTATTTCCTGACCGAGGGCGGCGGCACCGAAGAGATCACCTGGACACGCCGGGACGACGCCGGTCAAAGCGGCGTCGTGGCGGCGTAA
- a CDS encoding helicase-related protein yields MSNDETTPRQPGTADEFDRRDALRAIAAVVRGDGIEVDADSTPARWSVAVVHEVVVPGTDRKLKLRFRVALGPLPDIEAELWGLMTAEEGFGRPQAKTLGKRVKAACLSSAAIEKARGRVDGWFASMAQRANGFGEAWRPKGFADELGRVIGFGGRIPRLQTLLDALEEAFSTAAARAGLKVRRERLENASGLGVYLDSFATARAMVRKLRLFVGPTNSGKTHAAMDRLAEAQSGCYLAPLRLLALEGQEALETRGRACSLVTGEERDVRPGASFTSSTIEMVNTSKVWGACVIDEIQMIGDPDRGWAWTQAVAGVAAPEILMTGSADAIPYVQRLATALGEELEVVEFTRKSPLRVQEERVPLENVRRGDAVIAFSRKDVMGLRRELLARDHTVAVIYGALSPEVRRAEARRFRDGTADVLVATDAIGMGLNLPVARVVLSTTRKYDGREERDLNSSEIRQIGGRAGRFGMHEEGRVAVLEGENINPVRRALTTPPVPPEDPRAWISPNLTHVEAIARELDTDSLAKVLRTAGQELLRANQTFRMTDLEQRIQAATAVDRAKLPLAVRDMLARCPIDVRDQNNLRLLALWAMNQGKGIRNSAPDAAERFHHRVGTDVELEKAERAVKELTAYAWLAYRFPDAYPDMDLCQERRAMLNAFIERTLAERSLARACPVCGTRLKANHRFRVCDNCYAGRVEERQGERRGRRPDGARGPDKGAAPAEGGHPQFHHPLPGRKRGKGGAGHRGRRPAGG; encoded by the coding sequence ATGAGCAACGACGAAACCACCCCTCGCCAACCGGGCACCGCTGACGAATTCGACCGCCGCGACGCGTTGCGCGCCATCGCCGCGGTGGTGCGCGGCGACGGGATCGAGGTGGACGCCGACAGCACCCCGGCCCGCTGGTCGGTCGCCGTCGTCCACGAGGTGGTCGTTCCCGGAACCGACCGGAAGCTGAAGCTGCGTTTCCGCGTGGCGCTCGGCCCGCTGCCCGACATCGAGGCGGAGCTGTGGGGCCTGATGACCGCGGAGGAGGGCTTCGGCCGTCCCCAGGCGAAGACGCTGGGCAAGCGGGTCAAGGCGGCCTGCCTGTCCTCCGCCGCCATCGAGAAGGCGCGGGGACGGGTGGACGGCTGGTTCGCCTCCATGGCGCAGCGCGCCAACGGCTTCGGCGAGGCGTGGCGGCCCAAGGGCTTCGCCGACGAGCTGGGCCGGGTGATCGGCTTCGGCGGGCGCATTCCGCGCCTGCAGACCCTGCTGGACGCGCTGGAGGAGGCCTTCTCCACCGCCGCCGCCCGCGCCGGCCTGAAGGTCCGGCGGGAGCGGCTGGAGAACGCCTCCGGCCTCGGCGTCTACCTCGACAGCTTCGCCACGGCCCGCGCCATGGTGCGCAAGCTGCGGCTGTTCGTCGGCCCGACCAACTCCGGCAAGACCCACGCCGCCATGGACCGGCTGGCCGAGGCGCAGAGCGGCTGCTACCTCGCCCCCCTGCGCCTGCTGGCGCTGGAGGGGCAGGAGGCGCTGGAGACGCGCGGGCGGGCCTGCAGCCTGGTGACCGGCGAGGAGCGCGACGTGCGGCCCGGCGCCTCCTTCACCTCCTCGACCATCGAGATGGTCAACACGTCCAAGGTCTGGGGCGCCTGCGTCATCGACGAGATCCAGATGATCGGCGACCCCGACCGCGGCTGGGCCTGGACCCAGGCGGTGGCCGGCGTGGCCGCCCCGGAAATCCTGATGACCGGCTCCGCCGACGCCATCCCCTACGTGCAGCGCCTCGCCACCGCGCTGGGGGAGGAGCTGGAGGTCGTGGAATTCACCCGCAAATCGCCGCTGCGCGTGCAGGAGGAGCGGGTGCCGCTGGAGAATGTCCGCCGCGGCGACGCGGTGATCGCCTTCTCGCGCAAGGACGTGATGGGGCTGCGGCGCGAGCTGCTGGCCCGCGACCACACGGTGGCGGTGATCTACGGCGCCCTGTCGCCGGAAGTGCGGCGGGCCGAGGCGCGGCGCTTCCGCGACGGCACGGCGGACGTGCTGGTGGCGACCGACGCCATCGGCATGGGGCTGAACCTTCCGGTCGCCCGCGTCGTCCTGTCGACCACCCGCAAGTATGACGGGCGGGAGGAGCGCGACCTGAACTCCTCCGAAATCCGCCAGATCGGCGGGCGGGCGGGGCGCTTCGGCATGCACGAGGAAGGCCGCGTCGCGGTGCTGGAGGGGGAGAACATCAACCCGGTGCGCCGGGCGCTGACCACCCCGCCGGTGCCGCCGGAGGACCCGCGGGCCTGGATCAGCCCCAACCTGACCCATGTCGAGGCCATCGCGCGGGAGCTGGACACCGACAGCCTCGCCAAGGTGCTGCGCACGGCGGGGCAGGAACTGCTGCGCGCCAACCAGACCTTCCGCATGACCGACCTGGAGCAGCGCATCCAGGCCGCCACGGCGGTGGACCGGGCGAAGCTGCCGCTGGCGGTGCGCGACATGCTGGCGCGCTGCCCAATCGACGTGCGCGACCAGAACAACCTGCGCCTGCTGGCGCTGTGGGCGATGAACCAGGGCAAGGGGATACGCAATTCCGCCCCCGACGCCGCCGAACGCTTCCACCACCGCGTCGGCACCGACGTGGAGCTGGAAAAGGCCGAGCGCGCGGTGAAGGAGCTGACCGCCTACGCGTGGCTGGCCTACCGCTTCCCAGACGCCTATCCGGACATGGACCTGTGCCAGGAGCGCCGGGCCATGCTGAACGCCTTCATCGAGCGCACGCTGGCCGAACGCTCGCTGGCCCGCGCCTGCCCGGTCTGCGGCACGCGGCTGAAGGCGAACCACCGTTTCCGTGTCTGCGACAACTGCTACGCCGGGCGGGTGGAAGAGCGGCAGGGCGAGCGGCGTGGGCGCCGTCCGGACGGAGCGCGCGGTCCGGACAAGGGAGCGGCCCCGGCGGAGGGCGGCCACCCGCAGTTCCATCACCCGCTGCCCGGCCGCAAGCGCGGCAAGGGCGGGGCGGGGCATCGCGGGCGACGCCCGGCGGGGGGATGA